Proteins co-encoded in one Rubrobacter aplysinae genomic window:
- a CDS encoding metallophosphoesterase family protein, which translates to MRIVQMSDIHVGSGLFRPDLLTAAVDEANAIEPDLVAIAGDLTMEGYSWEFEEAKEYLDRLTCPHVVYVMGNHDAKNVGYRSFEDLFGLREGARVIPVPEGEAKVVALDSTKPDLDEGEVGREHYAWLDSEFRGWDRGPKILIVHHHILAVPGTGRDENNLRDAGDVMAILREVGVDMVLSGHRHVPYVWSISGVRIVHSGTASSMRVRGSMPPSYNVIEFGSEGVDITLREPGKGAAGEEPLASFAREAVKTSRFYPDFDRYVRYDTLPF; encoded by the coding sequence ATGCGTATAGTCCAGATGTCCGACATACACGTTGGGTCCGGGCTTTTCCGGCCTGATTTACTGACGGCGGCGGTGGACGAGGCGAACGCTATTGAGCCGGATCTCGTCGCCATAGCCGGGGACCTTACGATGGAGGGCTATAGCTGGGAGTTCGAGGAGGCCAAGGAGTATCTCGACCGGCTAACCTGCCCGCACGTCGTGTACGTAATGGGCAACCACGACGCAAAGAACGTCGGCTACCGGAGCTTCGAGGACCTGTTCGGGCTGCGCGAGGGGGCGCGTGTGATCCCGGTCCCCGAAGGCGAGGCGAAGGTGGTCGCGCTCGATTCCACCAAGCCCGATCTCGACGAGGGGGAGGTCGGCCGCGAGCACTACGCGTGGCTGGACTCCGAGTTCCGGGGCTGGGATCGGGGGCCGAAGATACTCATCGTCCACCATCACATCCTCGCCGTGCCCGGGACCGGCCGCGACGAGAACAACCTCCGCGACGCCGGGGACGTGATGGCGATACTGCGCGAGGTCGGGGTGGACATGGTCCTCTCCGGCCACCGGCATGTCCCCTACGTGTGGAGCATCTCCGGCGTGCGCATAGTCCACTCCGGCACGGCCTCCAGCATGCGCGTGCGCGGCTCGATGCCGCCCTCGTATAACGTAATAGAGTTCGGCTCCGAGGGCGTGGACATTACCCTTAGAGAACCCGGAAAAGGCGCGGCGGGTGAGGAGCCCCTGGCGAGCTTCGCCCGGGAGGCCGTAAAGACCAGCCGCTTCTACCCGGACTTCGACCGCTACGTCCGCTACGACACCCTGCCGTTCTGA
- a CDS encoding iron-sulfur cluster assembly scaffold protein, with protein sequence MSTSDRKERVAKLVEHAGSDAYRGELEDADVAQPGGSPECGGSVTVYLKGEGEGVEALSFTGEGDTISMGSASILMQRVHEEGLGMQEILDLDYEEFVDGIGREVVGSRTRNATLGLSTLKNAVKRYRRETNAEASRMSGAACS encoded by the coding sequence TTGTCTACCTCGGACCGCAAAGAGCGTGTAGCGAAGCTGGTGGAACACGCGGGGAGCGACGCCTACCGGGGCGAGCTGGAGGATGCGGACGTCGCCCAGCCCGGCGGCAGCCCCGAGTGCGGCGGATCGGTGACCGTCTACCTCAAGGGCGAGGGGGAGGGTGTAGAGGCCCTCTCCTTCACCGGCGAGGGCGACACCATCAGCATGGGCTCCGCCTCCATCCTGATGCAGCGCGTCCACGAAGAGGGGCTCGGCATGCAGGAGATACTGGACCTCGACTACGAGGAGTTCGTGGATGGGATCGGACGCGAGGTCGTCGGCTCCCGCACCCGCAACGCCACCCTCGGTCTCAGCACCCTCAAGAACGCCGTAAAGCGCTACCGCCGCGAGACGAACGCCGAAGCGTCGAGGATGAGCGGCGCCGCCTGTTCGTAG
- a CDS encoding ABC transporter permease: protein MDNEFTLEDENPPLIDFGWISSNLFDDILPAFLQHLLLALIPVVLALAIALPVGILCHRRRWLYPPTTAVTGILYTIPSLAFFVLLIPLVGTGVTPVLIALTAYSLLVLIRNVVTGLDSVPDQTIDAARGMGLTERQILFGVELPLALPVIVAGVRIATVTVVGIASIAAFIGGGGLGTLIFDGIDSLFFTQIIVGALLTVVIAVSADLGLHGVESRLRPWARRARGV, encoded by the coding sequence GTGGATAACGAGTTTACCCTGGAGGACGAGAACCCGCCGTTAATAGACTTTGGCTGGATCTCCTCAAACCTCTTTGACGACATACTCCCGGCGTTCTTGCAGCACCTGCTGCTCGCGCTGATCCCGGTCGTGCTCGCCCTCGCCATAGCCCTGCCCGTGGGCATACTCTGTCACCGCCGGCGTTGGCTGTACCCCCCGACCACCGCCGTCACCGGCATCCTGTACACCATCCCGAGCCTGGCATTCTTTGTCCTCCTGATACCGCTGGTGGGAACGGGTGTAACGCCGGTACTCATAGCCCTCACGGCCTACTCGCTCTTGGTCCTGATCCGCAACGTCGTAACCGGCCTCGACTCCGTGCCGGACCAGACCATAGACGCCGCCCGCGGTATGGGCCTCACCGAACGCCAGATACTCTTCGGCGTCGAGTTGCCGCTGGCCCTGCCGGTGATCGTGGCCGGGGTCCGCATAGCGACCGTGACCGTCGTCGGCATCGCCAGCATCGCGGCGTTTATCGGGGGCGGGGGGCTCGGGACCCTGATCTTCGACGGCATAGACAGCCTGTTCTTTACCCAGATAATCGTCGGGGCCCTGCTGACGGTCGTGATAGCGGTCTCGGCAGACCTCGGCCTGCACGGCGTCGAGAGCCGCCTCAGGCCCTGGGCCCGGCGGGCGCGGGGCGTCTAG
- a CDS encoding BCCT family transporter — MFYISLALALTFVGWGTLSRDSLSRVTTWVLEIVLQTFGWVYLIVVVGVLVFVLFLGIGPAGKLRLGGREERPEFGWLSWVAMLLSAGVGLSFLFWGTAQPLIHLSDPPYAAVGAGSGEAARLGMRYSFLFWGLHAWALYAAVAIAVGYVSFRHGRPVLISSALYPLLGDRVEGPLGKIIDVLSVLAILFGVSTSLGLGTRELNSVLDLTLGVPEVYYVKVAIIASLMTVCAISAATGLGRGIRILSLLNAGVCGLLLVFVLIFGPTLFLITTFGESLGGYLSGIIPMSLRSGAPGSPGWAEEWTFFFWAWWISWSPFVGTFIARISRGRTIREVVAGMVLVPSVVSFFWFSVFGGNSLWLELSGRQDLASLAGSSKALVTFEVFDTLPLSGIVPLFIVLVIGLLFITSADSASFMLGSTTCGGTLYPPKLVRLMWSALGGCFAAVLLLDSGSRSLQGAAVIGAVPFTVILAGLCVSLGKSILQDYAKR; from the coding sequence GTGTTCTACATCTCGCTGGCGCTCGCGCTGACCTTCGTCGGGTGGGGCACGCTATCCCGGGACAGCCTCTCCAGGGTGACAACGTGGGTGCTGGAGATCGTGCTGCAGACCTTCGGCTGGGTTTACCTGATCGTGGTGGTCGGCGTGCTGGTCTTCGTCCTCTTTCTCGGTATTGGCCCCGCGGGCAAGCTGCGGCTGGGCGGACGCGAGGAGAGGCCGGAGTTCGGGTGGCTCTCCTGGGTGGCGATGCTTCTCAGCGCCGGCGTCGGGCTGAGCTTTCTGTTCTGGGGTACCGCGCAGCCCCTGATACACCTCTCCGACCCTCCGTACGCGGCGGTGGGGGCGGGCTCCGGGGAGGCGGCCCGGCTGGGGATGCGCTACTCGTTTTTGTTCTGGGGGCTGCACGCGTGGGCGCTCTACGCGGCGGTCGCGATAGCCGTGGGCTACGTGAGCTTCAGGCACGGCAGGCCGGTGCTCATAAGCTCCGCGCTGTATCCCCTGCTCGGAGACCGGGTCGAGGGGCCTCTGGGCAAGATAATAGACGTGCTGTCGGTGCTGGCTATACTCTTCGGCGTCTCTACCTCGCTCGGGCTCGGCACCCGGGAGCTGAACAGCGTGCTGGATCTCACGCTGGGCGTCCCCGAGGTGTATTACGTGAAGGTGGCGATCATAGCGAGCCTGATGACGGTGTGCGCGATCTCGGCGGCCACCGGGCTCGGGCGCGGGATACGCATACTGAGCCTGCTGAACGCCGGGGTATGCGGGCTCTTGCTCGTGTTCGTGCTAATCTTCGGGCCGACGCTCTTCCTGATAACGACGTTCGGCGAGTCCCTGGGCGGCTATCTCTCCGGCATAATCCCCATGAGTCTCCGCTCCGGGGCGCCGGGGAGCCCGGGCTGGGCCGAAGAGTGGACCTTCTTCTTCTGGGCGTGGTGGATCTCCTGGTCGCCTTTCGTGGGAACGTTCATCGCCCGGATCTCCCGGGGCAGGACGATCCGGGAGGTCGTGGCCGGCATGGTGCTCGTCCCGAGCGTGGTGAGCTTCTTCTGGTTCTCGGTCTTCGGGGGTAACTCTCTGTGGCTGGAGCTTTCCGGCCGCCAGGACCTCGCCTCGCTCGCCGGGTCGAGCAAGGCTCTGGTAACCTTCGAGGTGTTCGACACTCTCCCGCTCTCCGGTATAGTCCCGCTGTTTATCGTGCTCGTGATCGGCCTGCTCTTTATAACCTCCGCGGACTCGGCCTCTTTCATGCTCGGTAGCACGACCTGCGGCGGGACCCTCTACCCGCCAAAGCTCGTAAGGCTCATGTGGTCGGCTCTCGGGGGCTGCTTCGCCGCCGTACTCCTGCTGGATAGCGGCAGCCGGTCACTGCAGGGGGCGGCGGTCATAGGAGCGGTGCCGTTCACCGTGATCCTGGCCGGACTCTGCGTAAGCCTGGGCAAGAGCATTCTGCAGGACTACGCAAAGCGATGA
- a CDS encoding aldo/keto reductase, which produces MTVSGVPRVTLHDGGLIPQLGFGVYKVEPEETRRAVGEALEAGYRHVDTAQMYGNEREVGEAIRASGLERGDVYVTSKLDNGFHEPEDARKAFEKTLSELGFDYVDLFLIHWPLPNRYGGDFVSTWNTLEEFRADGRARSIGVSNFQPSHLERLAAGSDTVPAVNQIESHPYLTNDRVRDHCRERGIAVEAWSPLARGGVLEEPAVTAVAGKTGKTPAQVVLRWHIQRANIVFPKSVTPSRIRENFDLFDFELNPGDMEAITLLDRGEEGRVGSHPDA; this is translated from the coding sequence ATGACTGTCAGCGGGGTCCCCCGGGTTACGTTGCACGACGGCGGCTTGATCCCGCAGCTGGGTTTCGGGGTGTACAAGGTAGAGCCCGAGGAAACGCGGCGGGCCGTAGGCGAGGCGCTAGAGGCCGGGTACCGGCACGTGGACACGGCCCAGATGTACGGCAACGAGCGGGAGGTCGGCGAGGCCATAAGGGCCTCCGGGTTGGAGCGCGGCGACGTATACGTTACCAGCAAGCTGGATAACGGTTTCCACGAGCCCGAGGACGCCCGCAAGGCTTTCGAGAAGACGCTCTCGGAACTTGGCTTTGACTACGTGGATCTCTTCCTGATCCACTGGCCGCTGCCGAACCGGTACGGTGGGGACTTCGTCTCTACCTGGAATACCCTGGAGGAGTTCCGGGCCGACGGCCGGGCGCGTTCTATCGGGGTGTCGAACTTCCAGCCGTCCCACCTGGAGCGGCTGGCCGCCGGGAGTGACACGGTACCGGCGGTGAATCAGATCGAGTCGCACCCGTACCTGACCAACGATAGGGTAAGAGACCACTGCCGGGAGCGGGGGATCGCCGTGGAGGCCTGGTCGCCGCTTGCGCGGGGCGGGGTGCTCGAAGAGCCCGCCGTCACGGCCGTCGCCGGCAAGACGGGAAAGACCCCGGCGCAGGTGGTCCTCAGGTGGCACATACAGCGCGCCAACATCGTCTTCCCGAAGTCCGTCACGCCGTCGCGCATCAGGGAGAACTTCGACCTGTTCGACTTCGAGCTGAATCCCGGCGACATGGAGGCCATTACCCTCCTCGACAGGGGAGAGGAGGGGCGGGTCGGCTCTCACCCGGACGCCTGA
- a CDS encoding OsmC family peroxiredoxin, with amino-acid sequence MATVERNARIVWEGDLQQGSGNVSGGSGAIDEMPVTFASRVQNPDGKTSPEEMIASAHATCYAMAFSNVLNEKGSAPDRLTVDATCYFDDAQLKITAVDLDVQGQVSGMDQSSFESAAGEAEQLCPVSNALRGNVEIRVNATLA; translated from the coding sequence ATGGCTACGGTAGAGCGTAACGCGAGGATCGTCTGGGAGGGCGACCTGCAGCAGGGCAGCGGCAACGTGAGCGGCGGTAGCGGGGCCATAGACGAGATGCCCGTAACCTTCGCCTCGCGGGTCCAGAACCCGGACGGCAAGACGAGCCCGGAGGAGATGATCGCCTCGGCCCACGCGACCTGTTACGCGATGGCGTTCTCCAACGTGCTCAACGAGAAGGGCAGCGCCCCGGACCGGCTCACGGTGGACGCCACCTGCTACTTCGACGACGCGCAACTCAAGATCACGGCCGTAGACCTAGACGTGCAGGGTCAGGTCTCCGGGATGGACCAGTCGAGCTTCGAGAGCGCGGCGGGCGAGGCCGAGCAGCTCTGTCCGGTCTCGAATGCCCTCAGGGGCAACGTCGAGATCCGGGTAAACGCCACGCTGGCCTAG
- a CDS encoding ABC transporter substrate-binding protein: MITRNTPSNTSVKKLRITLAGLLALTVVPLAAACGGSGSSGGPSITVGSKNFTEQVVLGELYAQVLEEEDFDVNRKLDLGNVTTLDQALQSGNLTMYPEYTGTSLVQALGEEDADYPSPQATYDAAEEGYESRDPAATLLAPVDYNNSYAITVPKDVAQEYDLETVEDLAGVSDELTLASFGECQENPACFPNVKDNYDVNFEEVTLVDSLGLRYQALKQGDAQAAIGFTTDAQLLSDDLVVLDEEKDIWPYYYAAPVIDQSYLDEHPRVADVVNPVSESLGVNDIRNLNGRVDLDNEDPADVAEDYLENNGFLE; the protein is encoded by the coding sequence ATGATTACCAGGAACACCCCCAGCAATACGAGCGTGAAGAAGCTCAGGATAACGCTCGCCGGACTGCTCGCGCTTACCGTGGTCCCGCTGGCCGCCGCCTGCGGGGGGAGTGGCTCCTCCGGCGGCCCGAGCATCACGGTCGGCTCGAAGAACTTTACCGAGCAGGTGGTCCTCGGCGAACTCTACGCCCAGGTCCTCGAAGAAGAGGACTTCGACGTAAACCGCAAGCTCGACCTCGGCAATGTAACCACCCTGGATCAGGCGCTGCAGTCCGGCAACCTGACCATGTACCCGGAGTACACCGGCACCTCGCTCGTGCAGGCCCTCGGTGAGGAGGACGCTGATTATCCCTCTCCGCAGGCAACCTACGACGCCGCCGAGGAAGGCTACGAGTCGCGCGACCCCGCGGCGACCCTGCTGGCCCCGGTGGACTACAACAACAGCTACGCCATAACCGTGCCAAAGGACGTCGCCCAGGAGTACGACCTGGAGACCGTTGAGGACCTCGCGGGGGTCTCGGACGAGCTCACCCTCGCATCCTTCGGGGAGTGCCAGGAGAACCCGGCCTGCTTCCCGAACGTGAAGGACAACTACGACGTAAACTTCGAGGAGGTAACCCTGGTAGACAGCCTCGGGCTGCGGTATCAGGCGCTCAAGCAGGGCGACGCCCAGGCCGCCATCGGCTTCACCACCGACGCCCAGCTCCTCTCCGACGACCTCGTGGTGCTAGACGAGGAGAAGGACATCTGGCCCTACTACTACGCGGCCCCGGTCATAGACCAGAGCTACCTCGACGAGCATCCGAGGGTCGCCGACGTAGTGAACCCCGTCTCCGAGTCCCTCGGCGTAAACGACATCCGCAACCTCAACGGCCGCGTGGACCTGGACAACGAGGACCCGGCCGACGTGGCCGAGGACTACCTCGAAAATAACGGGTTCCTGGAGTAG
- a CDS encoding ABC transporter permease: MGAFVREFVEQLQSPEWSQAVAQHIKLSALALLVGIIISVPLAIAVSRYPRTALLSINVANLGRGVPDLALLAFFLVIFGLGFWPAEIALILLSIPPILINTVTALNQVENKVIDSARGMGLSEWQILTSVQLPIAAPVIFAGIRTSAVQVVAGATLATFIGAGGLGVFIVQGLAGFGYPTMFAGAIPVAVLAIAAEFAFGGLERLSTPKGLKVAKKRAKRGR, translated from the coding sequence ATGGGCGCGTTCGTACGGGAGTTCGTAGAGCAGCTACAGAGCCCGGAGTGGAGCCAGGCCGTTGCCCAGCACATAAAGCTCTCCGCGCTCGCGCTCCTGGTGGGGATAATCATCTCGGTGCCGCTGGCCATAGCCGTCAGTCGCTACCCGCGGACCGCGCTCCTCTCCATAAACGTCGCAAACCTGGGACGCGGCGTCCCGGATCTCGCGCTACTGGCCTTTTTCCTGGTCATCTTCGGCCTCGGGTTCTGGCCGGCGGAGATAGCCTTGATACTACTCTCCATACCGCCGATCCTCATAAACACCGTGACGGCGCTGAACCAGGTCGAGAACAAGGTAATAGACTCGGCCCGCGGCATGGGGCTGTCGGAGTGGCAGATACTCACGAGCGTCCAGCTCCCGATAGCGGCGCCCGTGATCTTCGCCGGAATCCGCACCTCGGCGGTGCAGGTCGTCGCCGGGGCCACGCTCGCGACGTTTATCGGCGCCGGCGGGCTCGGGGTCTTTATCGTGCAGGGTCTCGCCGGTTTCGGCTACCCGACGATGTTCGCCGGGGCAATCCCCGTGGCGGTGCTGGCCATCGCCGCGGAGTTCGCGTTCGGCGGCCTTGAGCGGCTGTCGACGCCGAAAGGCCTGAAAGTGGCAAAAAAGAGAGCTAAGAGAGGAAGGTAG
- the argH gene encoding argininosuccinate lyase, which yields MTDSRSSGPLWGGRFGATPAEAFQRINASIPFDVRLAPYDIQGSMAHARMLGRQGVISEEEAAELVRGLEEVLAEVRRGEFRWTLEDEDVHTAVERRLREVVGDVALKLHTGRSRNDQVALDLHLFCREAADEIRAGLLESMRALVEVAGRERGTIIPGYTHLQRAQPLLLSHHLLAHFEALKRDLRRFEAAREAADASPLGAAALGGTPHPTDPASVAGELGMRPPVNSLDAVSDRDFALDLLYACATLGVHLSRLGEEWVLWSSAEFGFVTLDDAYSSGSSIMPQKKNPDAHELMRGKSGRLIGDLNSLLVTLKGLPLGYSKDLQEDKEPIFDAVDAVAAMLAVLPETLRTATFHPERMRAAAGGFSLATELADYLAARGVPFREAHRAVGELVRRCESRGVTLEEATGEELTAAHPELASLPREVLTPHGSVGNKKSLASTSPDSVERQLERAQEFLSSM from the coding sequence ATGACAGACTCACGCAGCAGCGGTCCATTGTGGGGTGGGCGCTTCGGCGCCACCCCGGCAGAGGCTTTTCAGCGCATAAACGCCTCCATACCCTTCGACGTGCGGCTTGCCCCGTACGACATACAGGGCTCCATGGCTCACGCCCGCATGCTCGGTCGGCAGGGGGTCATCTCCGAGGAGGAGGCCGCGGAGCTGGTGCGAGGGCTAGAGGAGGTGCTCGCCGAGGTGCGCCGCGGCGAGTTCCGGTGGACCCTCGAAGACGAGGACGTACACACCGCCGTCGAGCGTCGGCTGCGCGAGGTGGTGGGGGACGTCGCGCTCAAGCTGCACACCGGGCGCAGCCGCAACGACCAGGTCGCGCTAGACCTGCACCTGTTCTGCCGCGAGGCGGCGGATGAGATAAGAGCCGGGCTGCTCGAATCCATGCGGGCACTCGTGGAGGTCGCCGGGCGTGAGCGGGGTACGATCATCCCCGGCTATACCCACCTCCAGCGCGCCCAGCCGTTGTTGCTCTCGCACCACCTGCTCGCACATTTCGAAGCCCTAAAACGTGACCTGCGGCGGTTCGAGGCGGCGCGGGAGGCGGCGGACGCCTCGCCGCTCGGGGCCGCCGCGCTCGGCGGGACCCCGCATCCCACGGACCCGGCTTCCGTGGCAGGAGAGCTCGGGATGCGGCCGCCGGTAAACTCGCTCGACGCCGTCTCCGACCGGGACTTTGCCCTGGACCTGCTGTACGCCTGCGCCACGCTCGGGGTACACCTCTCGCGGCTCGGGGAGGAATGGGTGCTGTGGAGCAGCGCCGAGTTCGGCTTCGTCACCCTCGATGACGCCTACTCCTCCGGTTCCTCGATAATGCCGCAGAAGAAGAACCCCGACGCCCACGAGCTAATGCGGGGCAAGTCGGGACGGCTTATCGGAGACCTGAACTCCCTGCTCGTCACCTTGAAAGGTTTGCCGCTCGGCTACTCCAAGGACCTGCAAGAAGATAAAGAGCCCATCTTCGACGCCGTGGACGCCGTCGCCGCAATGCTCGCCGTGTTGCCCGAGACCCTGCGCACGGCAACATTCCACCCGGAGCGCATGCGGGCGGCTGCCGGAGGCTTCTCGCTGGCTACGGAGCTCGCCGACTACCTCGCCGCCCGCGGCGTGCCGTTCCGGGAGGCCCACCGGGCGGTCGGTGAGCTGGTGCGCCGCTGCGAGTCGCGCGGCGTTACGCTGGAGGAGGCTACGGGTGAGGAGCTTACAGCCGCCCACCCCGAGCTCGCGAGCCTGCCACGCGAGGTGCTTACCCCACACGGCAGCGTCGGGAACAAGAAATCTCTCGCTTCCACCTCGCCGGACTCCGTTGAGCGGCAGCTAGAGAGGGCGCAGGAGTTCCTGAGTTCTATGTAG
- a CDS encoding ABC transporter ATP-binding protein: MIEFQEVSKSYPGSEASVVRELSFTVPEGEICVLVGPSGCGKTTTMRMVNRLIEPTSGVILIDGEPNTAMSATALRREIGYAIQEIGLFPHRTIRENVCTVPKLLEWDRSETEERASELLRLVGLDPEQYGDRYPAELSGGQQQRVGVARAMAADPPVMLMDEPFGAVDPITREMLQDEFLRIQQEIEKTIVFVTHDIDEAIKMGDHIAILGEGGILAQYDTPENILADPASEFVASFIGTDRTLKRLSLTRVAEAPLEPLNGSPAGSLPRINGSLSLREALSELIGSGSERGVVYSEEDTPEERGEISLDTIRQLSETGS; this comes from the coding sequence GTGATCGAATTCCAGGAGGTGAGCAAGTCCTATCCGGGCTCAGAGGCGTCCGTGGTCCGGGAGCTCTCCTTTACCGTGCCGGAGGGTGAGATATGCGTCCTCGTCGGCCCGTCGGGGTGTGGCAAAACAACCACGATGCGGATGGTCAATCGGCTCATAGAGCCCACGTCCGGCGTGATCCTCATAGACGGTGAGCCGAACACGGCGATGAGCGCCACCGCACTGCGGCGTGAGATCGGCTATGCAATACAGGAGATCGGGCTCTTCCCCCACCGCACCATCCGGGAGAACGTCTGTACCGTGCCGAAGCTCCTCGAGTGGGACCGCTCCGAGACCGAAGAGCGCGCCTCGGAGCTTCTGCGGCTCGTCGGGCTCGACCCCGAGCAGTACGGCGACCGTTACCCGGCGGAGCTCTCGGGCGGGCAGCAGCAGCGCGTCGGGGTGGCGCGGGCGATGGCCGCCGACCCGCCGGTGATGCTCATGGACGAGCCCTTCGGCGCGGTGGACCCCATCACCCGCGAGATGCTCCAGGACGAGTTCCTGCGGATACAGCAGGAGATCGAGAAGACCATCGTCTTCGTCACCCACGACATAGACGAGGCCATAAAGATGGGCGACCACATCGCCATCCTCGGAGAGGGCGGCATCCTGGCCCAGTACGACACCCCGGAGAACATACTCGCCGACCCCGCCTCCGAGTTCGTGGCCTCCTTTATCGGCACCGACCGGACCCTAAAGCGGCTCTCGCTAACCCGCGTGGCAGAGGCCCCGCTCGAACCCCTGAACGGCTCTCCGGCGGGCTCGTTGCCCCGCATCAACGGGAGCCTGAGCCTCAGAGAGGCGCTCTCGGAGCTTATAGGCTCTGGCTCCGAAAGGGGCGTGGTGTACTCCGAGGAGGATACCCCCGAGGAGCGGGGCGAGATCTCACTCGACACCATCCGCCAGCTCTCGGAGACCGGGAGTTAG
- a CDS encoding Clp protease N-terminal domain-containing protein, which yields MSEVAHTSGQLPAVEGVHRSVEIARKEAGGYSSVRVDTEHLLLGLLQHKKRRKNVVAWCLGEFGVTLRKVRDQVEETWIPDPRAEEEIEFSFTPHLRRVVEQARQEGSKLGHSVIDPSHLLLGLLEEREGGASRIFYNLDVDRVQVRQSVLRLYGTGD from the coding sequence ATGAGCGAGGTAGCGCACACGTCTGGGCAGCTGCCCGCAGTAGAGGGTGTCCACCGGTCGGTGGAGATCGCCCGTAAAGAGGCAGGGGGATACAGCAGCGTCCGGGTAGACACTGAACATCTGCTACTGGGGCTTCTCCAGCACAAGAAGAGACGGAAGAACGTGGTGGCGTGGTGTCTGGGAGAGTTCGGCGTCACCCTGCGCAAGGTTCGGGATCAGGTGGAGGAAACGTGGATACCGGACCCGCGAGCGGAAGAGGAGATAGAGTTTTCGTTTACGCCGCATTTGAGAAGAGTAGTGGAGCAGGCAAGGCAAGAGGGAAGCAAGCTCGGGCATAGCGTCATAGATCCGTCGCACCTGCTTTTGGGCCTGTTAGAAGAGCGGGAGGGTGGCGCGTCGCGGATCTTTTATAACCTAGACGTAGATCGGGTACAGGTTCGCCAATCGGTCTTGCGCCTCTATGGCACAGGAGACTAG
- a CDS encoding sulfurtransferase — MTQGAEQAIKEKGYAHPDALVTTDWVAENLNDLENIRIVESDEDVLLYEVGHIPNSVKIDWVEDLNDPITRDYLEPEDFAELMQRKGIGPDTTVVFYGDKNNWWATYALWVFRLFGHDNVVVMDGGRVKWEAEGREFTQAEPDLPSASYPVPERDDERIRAFKSDVEQHLKDKGRDGARMVDVRSPGEFSGELLHMPDYPQEGALRGGHIPGAANVPWARAVRDDGTFKSADELREIYANEAGVSESSDEVIAYCRIGERSSHTWFVLKYLLGYDNVRNYDGSWTEWGNAVRAPIER; from the coding sequence ATGACGCAGGGAGCGGAGCAGGCCATAAAAGAGAAGGGTTACGCCCATCCGGATGCCCTGGTTACCACGGACTGGGTGGCCGAGAACCTGAATGACTTGGAGAACATCCGCATCGTGGAGTCTGACGAGGATGTGCTCCTCTACGAGGTGGGGCACATACCGAACTCCGTGAAGATAGACTGGGTCGAGGATCTCAACGACCCCATAACCCGCGACTATCTGGAGCCCGAGGACTTCGCCGAGCTCATGCAGCGCAAGGGTATCGGCCCCGACACCACGGTCGTGTTCTACGGCGACAAGAACAACTGGTGGGCCACCTACGCGCTGTGGGTCTTCCGGCTCTTCGGCCACGACAACGTCGTGGTGATGGACGGCGGCCGCGTGAAGTGGGAGGCCGAGGGCCGCGAGTTCACCCAGGCCGAGCCCGATCTGCCGAGCGCGAGCTACCCGGTCCCCGAGCGCGACGACGAGCGTATACGGGCCTTCAAGTCCGACGTCGAGCAGCACCTGAAGGACAAGGGCCGCGACGGCGCCCGGATGGTGGACGTGCGCTCGCCCGGCGAGTTCAGCGGAGAGCTCCTGCACATGCCGGACTACCCGCAGGAGGGCGCGCTGCGCGGCGGCCACATCCCCGGTGCCGCGAACGTGCCGTGGGCGCGGGCCGTCCGCGACGATGGCACGTTCAAGAGCGCCGACGAGTTGCGGGAGATCTACGCCAACGAGGCCGGAGTCTCCGAGAGTTCCGACGAGGTCATAGCCTACTGCCGCATCGGGGAGCGTTCGTCTCACACCTGGTTCGTGCTCAAGTACCTGCTCGGCTACGACAACGTGCGCAACTACGACGGCTCCTGGACCGAGTGGGGCAACGCCGTCCGCGCCCCCATCGAGAGGTAG